In Opitutus sp. ER46, the following are encoded in one genomic region:
- a CDS encoding DUF2059 domain-containing protein, with product MITSLRLALTTLLALLATATYAAETTLLPELRGILATGKAHRFALVTPGGDQSRWCSLGDTFAGWKLEEFRAGTDSLVLSQSSQRAIVALRTATTAEGETASATAKATVAEADALLGQMQFDAMWDAIVVEQKKGMVTALRQQTAADFKRAGLRPEEIDTLLGRMGDLLVADLQSDAMRQDFARIYAEVYTKDELAGVAAFHATAAGEAWNRKQPEVQQRLMQVLMPRVMQGMPAAQKLATDYVRERASAK from the coding sequence ATGATCACATCCCTCCGCCTCGCCCTCACCACCTTGCTCGCGCTCCTCGCCACCGCCACCTACGCCGCCGAGACCACTCTCCTGCCTGAACTCCGCGGCATTCTCGCCACCGGCAAAGCCCACCGCTTCGCCCTCGTCACCCCCGGCGGCGACCAGTCCCGCTGGTGCAGCCTCGGCGACACCTTTGCCGGCTGGAAACTCGAGGAGTTCCGCGCCGGCACCGACTCCCTCGTGCTGAGCCAATCCAGCCAGCGCGCCATCGTCGCCCTGCGCACTGCCACGACCGCCGAGGGCGAGACGGCCTCCGCCACCGCCAAGGCCACGGTCGCCGAAGCCGACGCCCTCCTCGGCCAGATGCAGTTCGACGCCATGTGGGATGCCATCGTCGTCGAGCAAAAGAAGGGCATGGTCACCGCACTCCGCCAGCAGACCGCCGCGGACTTCAAGCGCGCCGGCCTGCGTCCCGAGGAAATCGATACGCTGCTTGGGCGGATGGGCGACCTGCTCGTCGCCGACCTGCAATCCGACGCCATGCGCCAGGACTTCGCGCGGATCTACGCCGAGGTTTACACCAAGGACGAACTCGCCGGCGTGGCCGCCTTCCACGCCACCGCCGCCGGCGAGGCATGGAACCGCAAACAGCCCGAAGTGCAGCAGCGACTCATGCAGGTCCTCATGCCGCGCGTCATGCAGGGCATGCCCGCCGCCCAAAAACTCGCCACCGACTACGTCCGGGAACGAGCGAGCGCCAAGTGA
- a CDS encoding sigma-70 family RNA polymerase sigma factor has protein sequence MTSTPLSPTLPADADLVAQSLAGDRQAFGQIVGRYQSLVCALAYSATGSRAHSEDLAQETFVAAWRGLRDLQEPSRLRPWLCGIARRTIANTLRRLGRQPAHAAAPLDSASDVPADDAQPTSEVVSNEEMALLWREVGRLPATYREPLILFYREHRSVEAVAAALDLTPEATMQRLTRGRRLLHERMLAFIESTLERTNPGPQFTLQVEHALPLLIGTGPAISTATTVAHGGGAAKGGFLGTLLTWAAPLIGLFAAIGISWTILVQAPTPRERRFLGRWLLLLWLATLGFVLALPAAGRLAFRAGLHERQDWLATAPVVAVWFGIAMIDIAIVTFLIRGKATLRRELAAAGSPSAPRVPPSPGSELILTAAVLIALFWTPIFVAWRTGDHAVAWAVVGLMLGLLGWAAWWGRRHPAPADGDRLGGWFIVICALLFLGLINWRLNVWLAPVYRVDLATMNRLLPPMLLHGLSAIAIAWAAVLVRLTRPRAKA, from the coding sequence ATGACCTCGACCCCGCTCTCTCCCACCCTCCCCGCCGATGCCGACCTCGTGGCGCAGAGCCTCGCCGGCGATCGCCAGGCGTTCGGCCAGATTGTGGGGCGTTACCAGTCGCTCGTCTGCGCCCTCGCCTACAGCGCCACCGGGAGCCGCGCCCACAGCGAGGATCTGGCCCAGGAAACGTTCGTCGCCGCGTGGCGCGGTCTCCGCGACCTCCAGGAACCCAGCCGCCTGCGACCCTGGCTTTGCGGCATCGCTCGCCGCACGATCGCCAACACGCTCCGCCGCCTCGGCCGGCAGCCCGCCCACGCCGCCGCCCCGCTCGATTCCGCCAGCGACGTGCCCGCCGACGACGCCCAGCCCACCAGCGAGGTTGTGAGCAACGAGGAGATGGCGCTGCTCTGGCGCGAGGTGGGCCGGCTCCCGGCCACCTACCGCGAACCGCTCATTCTCTTTTACCGCGAACATCGCTCCGTCGAAGCCGTCGCCGCGGCACTCGACCTTACCCCCGAGGCCACCATGCAGCGGCTCACGCGCGGCCGCCGCCTGCTGCACGAGCGCATGCTCGCGTTCATCGAGTCCACACTCGAGCGCACCAACCCGGGGCCCCAGTTCACGCTCCAGGTCGAGCACGCGCTTCCGCTCCTCATCGGCACCGGTCCGGCCATCAGCACGGCCACCACAGTCGCGCACGGCGGCGGCGCCGCCAAGGGCGGCTTCCTGGGCACGCTCCTCACCTGGGCCGCCCCGCTCATCGGCCTCTTCGCCGCCATCGGCATCTCCTGGACGATTCTCGTCCAAGCCCCCACGCCGCGCGAACGGCGCTTCCTCGGGCGCTGGCTGCTGCTGCTTTGGCTAGCGACGCTGGGCTTCGTCCTCGCCCTCCCGGCCGCCGGCCGCCTCGCCTTCCGCGCCGGGCTCCACGAGCGCCAGGACTGGCTCGCCACCGCCCCCGTCGTCGCTGTCTGGTTCGGCATCGCGATGATCGACATCGCCATCGTCACCTTCCTCATCCGGGGCAAGGCCACCCTGCGCCGTGAACTCGCCGCCGCAGGTAGTCCCTCCGCCCCGAGAGTTCCGCCGTCGCCAGGCAGCGAATTGATCCTGACGGCCGCCGTCCTCATCGCCCTCTTCTGGACCCCCATCTTCGTCGCCTGGAGAACCGGCGACCACGCCGTGGCCTGGGCTGTCGTCGGACTCATGCTAGGGCTTCTCGGCTGGGCCGCCTGGTGGGGTCGCCGCCACCCCGCACCGGCGGATGGCGACCGGCTGGGAGGCTGGTTCATCGTGATCTGCGCCCTGCTCTTCCTCGGCCTGATCAACTGGCGGCTCAACGTGTGGCTCGCGCCCGTCTACCGGGTCGATCTCGCCACCATGAACCGGCTGTTGCCGCCCATGCTGCTGCACGGGCTTTCCGCCATCGCCATCGCCTGGGCTGCCGTGCTGGTACGCCTCACGCGCCCGCGCGCCAAGGCGTAG
- a CDS encoding ATP cone domain-containing protein — translation MNSSFTSSSSPRASTRLHGAQLLNRAIAGDARMVVKRDGSKVRFDLNKVTRAIALAFHEVRTDNAPNPYRDDILACFGLDSEAFIQVTRIAAAVSQMLELYYRDGKHPTIEQVQDAAEKAIAAAGHWDVARAFVLYRARQSERRLAHYADNGLADYIAMAKYARYRPELGRREIFAEGVERVRDMHLTHFKDKLSRRMGGSLSPEVNLLAGSHAELLAQMLGEKTLDTIINEAFAQVSAKKVLPSMRSMQFGGEAILKNHSRMFNCSFSNVDRLDFFREYFFLLLSGCGVGFSVQKHHVAMLPALPARSAENDLPVWHYHIEDTIEGWSNALDALFTSFYSGKKIEFDYSSIRPRGASLKTSGGKAPGHLPLKKALNRVEEVLDHAAGRALRPIEVYDINMFIAKAVLAGGIRRSATICLFSPDDEEMMNAKTGNWFDKHPQRSASNNSAVLARTDRNAEHFRKLFKAQKEFGEPGFYFCDHPDAGCNPCAEIALLPVVNWDLSSEELSNLYRWGYKGDLPGTTRLSGFQHCNLTTINGQAATSEAAFMRACITATAIGTMQAAYTDMPYLSPVTRLLNEHDALLGVSICGFMDNPSVLFDPEILTKGAKLCRATNLIMAELLGIRPAAKITTTKPEGTASLLLNAASGIHPHHSRAYFRRVQANRKEPIYAFFKQANPQMTEASVYNPETDDVITFPTEAPKGAILRKDINAVQFLELVKLVQQYWVIPGGDMTSRSPDLHHNVSNTCTVRPEEWEEVANFIWANRRFFTGISLLQDAGDKAYAQAPREEVMTEADIGKWNSLRPARVDYTQMREASDETELKETVACAGGACEIIR, via the coding sequence ATGAATTCTAGTTTTACGTCCTCCAGCTCCCCCCGGGCGTCCACCCGGCTCCACGGAGCCCAACTCCTGAACCGTGCCATTGCCGGCGATGCCCGGATGGTCGTGAAGCGCGACGGCTCCAAGGTCCGCTTCGACCTCAACAAGGTCACCCGCGCCATCGCCCTCGCCTTTCACGAAGTCCGCACGGACAACGCTCCGAACCCGTACCGCGACGACATCCTCGCGTGCTTTGGCCTCGACAGTGAGGCGTTCATTCAGGTGACGCGGATCGCCGCCGCAGTCTCGCAGATGCTCGAGCTGTACTACCGGGACGGCAAACACCCGACCATCGAGCAGGTGCAGGACGCGGCCGAAAAGGCCATCGCCGCCGCGGGCCACTGGGACGTTGCCCGCGCGTTCGTGCTCTACCGCGCCCGCCAGTCGGAGCGCCGCCTGGCCCACTACGCCGACAACGGCCTCGCCGACTACATCGCCATGGCGAAGTACGCCCGGTACCGCCCCGAGCTCGGTCGCCGCGAGATCTTTGCCGAGGGCGTGGAGCGCGTGCGCGACATGCATCTCACCCATTTCAAGGACAAGCTCAGCCGCCGGATGGGTGGCAGCCTGTCCCCCGAGGTGAACCTCCTCGCCGGCAGCCATGCGGAGCTGCTCGCCCAGATGCTGGGGGAGAAGACCCTCGATACGATCATCAACGAGGCGTTCGCCCAGGTCTCGGCCAAGAAGGTGCTTCCGAGCATGCGCTCGATGCAGTTCGGCGGCGAAGCGATTCTCAAGAACCACAGCCGGATGTTCAACTGCAGCTTCTCGAACGTCGACCGGCTCGATTTCTTCCGCGAGTACTTCTTCCTCCTCCTCAGCGGCTGCGGCGTCGGCTTCTCCGTCCAGAAGCACCACGTGGCGATGCTGCCTGCCCTCCCGGCCCGTTCCGCCGAGAACGATCTGCCGGTCTGGCACTACCACATCGAGGACACGATCGAAGGCTGGTCCAATGCCCTCGATGCGCTGTTCACCTCCTTCTACAGCGGCAAGAAGATCGAGTTCGACTACTCGTCCATCCGCCCCCGCGGCGCCTCGCTCAAAACCTCCGGCGGCAAGGCCCCCGGCCATCTCCCGCTGAAGAAGGCCCTCAACCGCGTCGAAGAGGTCCTCGACCACGCCGCCGGTCGCGCGCTGCGCCCGATCGAGGTGTACGACATTAACATGTTCATCGCCAAGGCGGTGCTCGCCGGCGGCATCCGCCGCTCGGCCACCATCTGCCTCTTCTCCCCCGATGATGAGGAGATGATGAACGCGAAGACCGGCAACTGGTTCGACAAGCACCCGCAGCGGTCCGCCTCGAACAACTCCGCCGTCCTCGCCCGCACCGACCGCAACGCCGAACACTTCCGCAAGCTCTTCAAGGCCCAGAAGGAATTCGGCGAGCCCGGCTTCTATTTCTGCGATCACCCCGACGCGGGCTGCAACCCCTGCGCCGAAATCGCCCTGCTCCCCGTCGTCAACTGGGACCTCTCCTCCGAGGAGCTGAGCAACCTCTACCGCTGGGGCTACAAGGGCGACCTGCCCGGCACCACCCGCCTTTCCGGCTTCCAGCACTGCAACCTGACCACGATCAACGGCCAGGCCGCCACCTCCGAGGCCGCCTTCATGCGCGCCTGCATCACCGCCACCGCGATCGGCACCATGCAGGCCGCCTACACCGACATGCCGTACCTGAGCCCGGTCACCCGGCTGCTCAACGAGCATGACGCCCTCCTCGGCGTTTCCATCTGCGGGTTCATGGACAACCCGTCGGTCCTCTTCGACCCGGAGATCCTCACCAAGGGCGCCAAGCTCTGCCGCGCCACCAACCTGATCATGGCCGAGCTCCTCGGCATCCGCCCCGCCGCCAAGATCACCACGACCAAGCCCGAGGGCACCGCCTCCCTCCTGCTCAACGCCGCCTCCGGCATCCACCCGCACCACTCGCGCGCCTACTTCCGCCGCGTGCAGGCCAACCGCAAGGAGCCGATCTACGCCTTCTTCAAGCAGGCCAACCCGCAGATGACCGAAGCCTCCGTGTACAACCCGGAGACCGACGACGTCATCACCTTCCCGACCGAGGCCCCCAAGGGCGCTATCCTCCGCAAGGACATCAACGCCGTGCAGTTCCTCGAGCTCGTGAAGCTGGTTCAGCAGTACTGGGTCATCCCGGGCGGCGACATGACGTCCCGCTCGCCCGACCTGCACCACAACGTGTCCAACACCTGCACCGTCCGCCCCGAGGAGTGGGAGGAAGTTGCCAACTTCATCTGGGCCAACCGCCGCTTCTTCACCGGCATCTCCCTGCTCCAGGACGCCGGTGACAAGGCCTACGCCCAGGCCCCCCGCGAAGAGGTCATGACCGAGGCCGATATCGGGAAGTGGAATTCGCTCCGCCCCGCCCGCGTCGACTACACGCAGATGCGCGAGGCGTCCGACGAGACCGAGCTCAAGGAAACCGTCGCCTGCGCCGGCGGCGCCTGCGAAATCATTCGCTAA
- a CDS encoding pseudouridine synthase produces the protein MRRRLDQILASLGYGSRREVHGLVDEGRVTVGGTRADDAAAKVEPGQVRIDGEPLDHPDGLLLLLHKPAGVVCSHEEREGPSVYGLLPPRWRRRNPAVTSIGRLDKDTTGLLLLTDQTELVHRLTSPKHKVPKLYRATVDADLAPDLPARFASGTLLLTGEDKPCAPAEVRLLGPREAEVTLTEGRYHQVRRMFSACGATVLTLERRRFGHLELGDLPAGEWRELPLTTFGAAE, from the coding sequence ATGCGTCGACGCCTCGACCAGATTCTCGCCAGCCTGGGATACGGTAGCCGAAGGGAGGTCCACGGACTTGTGGACGAAGGCCGCGTGACCGTCGGCGGTACGCGGGCGGACGACGCGGCGGCCAAGGTCGAACCCGGGCAGGTGCGCATCGACGGCGAGCCGCTCGACCATCCCGACGGCCTGCTCCTGCTGCTGCACAAGCCGGCGGGCGTCGTCTGCTCCCACGAGGAGCGCGAGGGCCCGAGTGTGTACGGGCTGCTGCCGCCGCGCTGGCGGCGGCGCAATCCCGCGGTCACCAGCATCGGTCGCCTCGACAAGGACACGACGGGGCTGCTGCTGCTGACGGACCAGACCGAGCTGGTCCATCGGCTGACCTCGCCCAAGCACAAGGTGCCCAAGCTCTACCGCGCCACCGTCGACGCCGACCTCGCTCCTGACCTGCCGGCGCGTTTCGCCAGCGGCACGCTTCTGCTCACGGGCGAGGACAAGCCCTGCGCGCCGGCGGAGGTGCGCCTGCTTGGGCCGCGGGAAGCGGAAGTTACGCTCACCGAGGGACGTTACCATCAGGTGCGGCGGATGTTCTCCGCGTGCGGGGCGACGGTGCTGACGCTCGAACGCCGGCGGTTCGGCCACCTGGAGCTGGGCGACCTTCCCGCGGGTGAATGGCGCGAGCTGCCACTCACGACGTTTGGCGCGGCGGAGTAG
- a CDS encoding YhbY family RNA-binding protein: MAESSLTGAQRTFLRGRGQRLDAALKIGRDGVTPALNAELDRLLRAQELVKVRFVNADRDERAALCERLAAEVACECVGAVGHTALFFRQNPNPADRQYSFEA; this comes from the coding sequence ATGGCTGAATCCTCCCTTACCGGTGCACAACGCACGTTCCTGCGCGGCCGCGGGCAACGGCTCGATGCCGCGTTGAAGATTGGGCGCGACGGCGTTACCCCAGCGCTGAACGCCGAACTCGACCGGCTGCTGCGGGCGCAGGAGCTGGTCAAGGTGCGGTTCGTCAATGCGGACCGCGACGAGCGGGCGGCCTTGTGCGAACGGCTGGCGGCCGAAGTCGCCTGCGAGTGCGTGGGCGCCGTGGGCCACACGGCGCTGTTCTTCCGGCAGAACCCGAACCCGGCCGACCGGCAGTACTCGTTCGAGGCGTAA
- a CDS encoding RDD family protein encodes MFTIIGGDGREYGPVAVAQIRAWMAAGRANLDTKAKAVGTDEWRRLGDFAEFGTPEGVPPTIEASVVDTEGDAATDAEPAERLTRLAAWFLDNVIAFTVCLPGFMLIGFSVIMALLRGGTEVGDLTAGRTLLGWMLLLAGGLILLVIQVYLLTTRGQTLGKWALGIRIVRVVDGGNPGFISAVLLRLIVPGIIGMIPLLGLGFLFSLVDVCFIFRADRRCIHDLMAGTRVVKVAP; translated from the coding sequence ATGTTCACGATCATTGGCGGCGATGGCAGAGAATACGGGCCCGTGGCGGTGGCGCAGATCCGGGCCTGGATGGCGGCCGGTCGCGCGAACCTGGACACCAAGGCCAAGGCGGTCGGCACCGACGAGTGGCGTCGCCTGGGTGATTTTGCCGAGTTCGGCACGCCGGAGGGCGTACCGCCAACGATCGAAGCCAGCGTCGTGGACACGGAGGGGGACGCGGCGACGGACGCCGAGCCGGCAGAACGCCTGACCCGCCTGGCGGCGTGGTTTCTCGATAACGTGATCGCGTTCACCGTGTGCCTGCCCGGTTTTATGCTCATCGGGTTCTCGGTGATCATGGCCCTGCTGCGCGGCGGCACAGAGGTGGGCGATCTCACCGCGGGCCGCACGCTGCTAGGCTGGATGCTCCTGCTTGCGGGGGGGCTGATCCTGCTCGTGATCCAGGTTTACCTGCTGACCACCCGGGGCCAGACGCTCGGCAAATGGGCGCTCGGCATTCGCATCGTGCGCGTGGTGGACGGCGGCAATCCCGGGTTCATCTCGGCTGTCCTGCTGCGCCTGATCGTCCCCGGCATCATCGGCATGATCCCGCTGCTTGGCCTGGGGTTCCTGTTCTCGCTGGTCGACGTGTGCTTCATTTTCCGGGCCGATCGTCGCTGCATCCACGACTTGATGGCAGGCACGCGGGTGGTGAAGGTCGCTCCGTAA
- a CDS encoding D-2-hydroxyacid dehydrogenase, whose amino-acid sequence MPLTIWCNAKFSDADTRLLVEGTRGHRLVFSDFASANVLSAGRADPALEEADVALGQPDPAQCVTARRLRWVEVTTAGYTRYDTPEFKEEFRSRGRAFTNMSAVFADSCAQHVLAMMLALGRRLLDSHRDQLTDHGWHYAERRYQSRRLTGQNVLLLGYGAIGRRLAELLAPFHLNVQAVRRQVRSERGVRILPEEAVSTALSQADHVVNLLPDNESTRNYVNARRLACCKPGARFYNVGRGTTVDQRALAEALRSGRIAEAYLDVFEVEPLPPEDPLWTTPNCYITPHTAGGRADQDTAIVEHFLRNLAAFSRGEPMIDRVV is encoded by the coding sequence ATGCCCCTCACGATCTGGTGCAACGCCAAGTTCTCCGACGCCGACACCCGCCTCCTCGTCGAGGGCACGCGCGGCCATCGTCTGGTCTTTTCCGACTTCGCCTCGGCGAACGTCCTCTCCGCCGGCCGGGCGGATCCGGCCCTGGAGGAGGCCGACGTCGCCCTTGGCCAGCCGGATCCCGCGCAGTGCGTCACGGCGCGGCGGCTGCGCTGGGTCGAGGTGACGACGGCGGGCTACACGCGGTACGACACGCCGGAGTTCAAGGAGGAGTTCCGGTCGCGCGGCCGCGCGTTCACGAACATGTCGGCGGTGTTTGCCGATTCGTGCGCGCAGCACGTGCTGGCGATGATGCTCGCACTGGGCCGGCGTCTGCTCGACTCGCACCGCGACCAGCTCACGGACCACGGCTGGCACTACGCGGAGCGGCGCTACCAGTCGCGCCGGCTCACCGGGCAGAACGTGCTGCTGCTCGGCTATGGGGCGATCGGCCGCCGGCTGGCGGAATTGCTGGCGCCCTTCCATCTCAACGTACAGGCCGTGCGTCGGCAGGTCCGCAGCGAGCGCGGCGTGCGCATCCTGCCCGAGGAGGCGGTGAGCACGGCGCTCAGCCAGGCGGACCACGTCGTGAACCTGCTCCCCGACAACGAGAGCACCCGCAACTACGTGAACGCGCGCCGGCTGGCGTGCTGCAAGCCCGGCGCCCGCTTCTACAACGTGGGCCGCGGCACCACCGTCGACCAGCGCGCGCTGGCCGAGGCGCTGCGTTCCGGCCGGATCGCGGAGGCGTACCTCGACGTGTTCGAGGTGGAGCCGCTGCCGCCGGAGGATCCGCTCTGGACCACGCCCAACTGCTACATCACGCCGCACACCGCCGGCGGACGGGCCGATCAGGACACGGCGATCGTCGAGCACTTCCTGCGCAACCTCGCCGCATTCAGCCGCGGCGAGCCCATGATCGACCGCGTCGTCTAG
- a CDS encoding TIM barrel protein, translated as MVRAFSTLGCPDADLRNAVALAERFGLDAIELRALGETINLPAYLASEYGSPEAFAEAAGQFRIKIISLDTSLHLAEAKAAEREQFLAFLPWAEAAGVRWLRVFDGGAKLSERGALAAAAETVAWWRDVRAANGYQADIMVETHNRFFSVPTLQRFLAVAPGTALLWDAHNTWKMGHEDPVTTWRGVHRHIVHVHLKDSISVPTKTHPYKFVLPGTGEFPMAAVRAAMQADGFAGTQSLEWEKLWHPDLPSLETALRAAQEHHWW; from the coding sequence ATGGTCCGCGCGTTCTCCACCCTGGGATGCCCCGACGCCGATCTCCGCAATGCGGTGGCTCTGGCCGAGCGGTTTGGCCTGGACGCCATTGAACTGCGCGCGCTCGGCGAAACCATCAACCTCCCCGCCTATCTGGCATCCGAGTACGGATCGCCGGAGGCGTTCGCCGAAGCGGCCGGACAGTTCCGGATCAAGATCATCTCCCTCGACACCTCGCTGCACCTGGCGGAGGCGAAGGCGGCCGAGCGCGAGCAGTTCCTCGCGTTCCTGCCCTGGGCCGAGGCGGCCGGCGTCCGCTGGCTGCGGGTGTTCGACGGCGGGGCCAAGCTCTCCGAGCGGGGCGCCCTGGCGGCCGCCGCCGAGACCGTCGCCTGGTGGCGCGACGTCCGCGCCGCGAACGGCTACCAGGCCGACATCATGGTGGAGACGCACAACCGGTTCTTCAGCGTGCCGACCCTCCAGCGCTTCCTCGCCGTCGCCCCGGGCACGGCGCTCCTGTGGGACGCGCACAACACCTGGAAGATGGGCCACGAGGATCCCGTCACGACCTGGCGCGGCGTGCACCGGCATATCGTGCACGTGCACCTGAAGGACAGCATCTCGGTGCCGACCAAGACCCACCCGTACAAATTCGTGCTGCCCGGCACGGGCGAGTTTCCCATGGCGGCCGTCCGTGCCGCGATGCAGGCCGACGGCTTCGCCGGGACACAGAGCCTCGAGTGGGAAAAGCTCTGGCACCCCGACCTGCCGTCGCTCGAGACCGCGCTGCGCGCCGCCCAGGAACACCACTGGTGGTGA
- a CDS encoding sugar efflux transporter, giving the protein MSVWLGRVRVIFAQPGFPGVMASAFALGLGYSFVGPFLSLWGTQEVGMRPSYFGLFMTLTSLSAILVITLLARWSDTHVPRKVMLLLGGTGGVIGYSVYAFVREPWILLTVGCSVLAFAALCFSQLFAFTRERYYHAEIPGLGPGFLMSIVRVGFSVAWTAGPSIGAWMMVTYGFRGSFLGAALLYFVFLVGVVWFVPYERRPAHVRAAVHEPVWRVLTRGEIAAMFVAFLCVYASHTMNAMNLPLMLTQDLGATGRDVGIAFGVGPAVEIPLMLWFGLLAGRGYSLRLLRIGGVVTALYFVLLNQVQAPWHVFIVQALHGMSFAIISNVGIMFFQNLVPGQPGLATAVYANAANVGNLVGFFTFGNLVGPLGHRRLFLCSAVLAGAMAVIMFLYRGRARTVA; this is encoded by the coding sequence ATGTCCGTCTGGCTTGGACGCGTGCGCGTGATCTTCGCTCAACCCGGGTTTCCCGGGGTGATGGCGTCCGCGTTCGCGCTGGGACTCGGCTACTCGTTCGTCGGCCCGTTCCTGTCGCTCTGGGGCACGCAGGAGGTGGGAATGCGGCCGTCGTACTTCGGCCTGTTCATGACCCTTACCTCCCTGAGTGCGATCCTGGTGATCACGCTTCTCGCGCGGTGGTCGGACACCCACGTGCCGCGCAAGGTAATGCTCCTCCTGGGCGGCACCGGGGGGGTGATCGGCTATTCAGTGTACGCATTCGTGCGGGAACCGTGGATCCTGCTGACGGTGGGATGTTCGGTGCTCGCGTTCGCGGCGCTCTGTTTCTCCCAGCTCTTCGCGTTCACGCGCGAGCGCTACTATCACGCCGAGATCCCGGGGCTCGGACCCGGCTTCCTGATGAGCATTGTCCGGGTGGGCTTTTCCGTCGCGTGGACGGCCGGCCCGTCGATCGGCGCGTGGATGATGGTGACCTACGGCTTCCGGGGCTCGTTCCTGGGCGCGGCGCTGCTGTACTTCGTCTTCCTCGTCGGCGTGGTCTGGTTCGTACCCTACGAACGCCGCCCGGCCCATGTGCGCGCGGCGGTGCACGAACCCGTGTGGCGGGTGCTCACGCGCGGGGAGATCGCGGCGATGTTCGTGGCGTTCCTGTGCGTGTATGCCTCGCACACGATGAACGCGATGAACCTGCCGCTGATGCTGACGCAGGATCTCGGGGCGACGGGCCGCGACGTAGGTATCGCCTTTGGCGTGGGCCCGGCGGTGGAGATTCCGCTGATGCTCTGGTTCGGCCTGCTGGCGGGGCGCGGGTACTCGCTGCGGCTGCTGCGTATCGGCGGCGTGGTGACAGCGCTTTACTTCGTGCTGCTGAACCAGGTGCAGGCGCCCTGGCATGTGTTCATCGTGCAAGCGCTGCACGGCATGTCGTTTGCGATCATCTCCAACGTCGGGATCATGTTCTTCCAGAACCTCGTGCCCGGCCAGCCGGGCCTGGCCACGGCGGTGTACGCCAACGCGGCGAACGTCGGGAACCTGGTTGGCTTCTTCACCTTCGGCAACCTGGTCGGACCCCTCGGCCATCGGCGGCTCTTCCTTTGTTCCGCCGTTCTCGCCGGCGCCATGGCCGTCATCATGTTCCTGTACCGCGGCCGCGCCCGCACGGTCGCATAG